One Leucoraja erinacea ecotype New England chromosome 3, Leri_hhj_1, whole genome shotgun sequence genomic window carries:
- the irf2b gene encoding interferon regulatory factor 2 isoform X2, which translates to MPVERMRMRPWLEEQINSNIIPGLKWLNKEKRIFQIPWMHAARHGWDVEKDAPLFKNWAVHTGKYHHGIDKPDPKTWKANFRCAMNSLPDIDEVKDKSIKKGSNAYRVYRMLPATEKPNKKGKKIKVEKEEECKTVKWKAPKFPFEDNKVLLNNHNLFTKPNVVVKEDTEVHSTVDNFVELGHSPNRCMMEEAMIVSNPPDICQVIEVTTECEDEPVSTSHLYPLQISPVSSYADD; encoded by the exons ATGCCTGTGGAGCGAATGCGAatgcgcccgtggctagaagagCAAATAAACTCGAATATAATACCTGGTTTGAAATGGCTAAACAAG GAAAAGAGGATTTTCCAGATTCCATGGATGCACGCCGCTCGACACGGGTGGGACGTGGAGAAGGATGCACCGTTATTTAAAAACTGGGCCGTTCACACAG GAAAATATCACCATGGAATAGACAAGCCTGATCCCAAGACATGGAAGGCCAATTTCCGTTGCGCGATGAACTCATTACCCGACATCGATGAAGTGAAGGACAAAAGTATAAAGAAGGGGAGCAATGCCTACAGAGTGTACAGGATGCTGCCAGCCACAGAAAAGCCAAACAAGAAAG gaaagaaaataaaaGTGGAAAAGGAAGAAGAATGTAAGACAGTCAAG TGGAAAGCTCCCAAATTTCCGTTTGAAGATAATAAAGTATTGCTAAACAATCACAATCTCTTCACAAAGCCCAATGTCGTGGTGAAAGAGGATACCGAAGTGCACAGCACGGTGGACAACTTTGTAG AGCTCGGTCACTCTCCGAACCGCTGCATGATGGAAGAAGCCATGATCGTCAGCAACCCGCCAGATATCTGTCAGGTGATAGAAGTGACTACGGAATGCGAGGATGAGCCCGTCAGCACCAGCCACCTCTACCCATTGCAGATCTCGCCAGTGTCCTCCTACGCAG